A stretch of DNA from Neomonachus schauinslandi unplaced genomic scaffold, ASM220157v2 HiC_scaffold_6997, whole genome shotgun sequence:
GTTCCTGACAACCCTCCATATGATAAGGGGGCTTTCAGAATGGAAATCAACTTTCCAGCAGAGTATCCACTCAAACCACCGaagatcacatttaaaacaaagatctatcACCCGAACATCGATGAAAACGGGCAGGTCTGTCTGCCAGGAATTAGtgctgaaaactggaagccagcaaCCAGAACCGGCCAAGTAATCCAGTCCCTCACAGCACTGGTGAATGACCCCCAGCCCGAGCACCCACTTCGGGCTGACCTAGCTGAAGAATACTCTAAGGActgtaaaaaattctgtaagaacgcTGA
This window harbors:
- the LOC123324020 gene encoding ubiquitin-conjugating enzyme E2 L3-like, which produces MKELEEIHKCGMKDFHNIQVDEANLLTWRGLIVPDNPPYDKGAFRMEINFPAEYPLKPPKITFKTKIYHPNIDENGQVCLPGISAENWKPATRTGQVIQSLTALVNDPQPEHPLRADLAEEYSKDCKKFCKNAEEVPKKYEEK